From one Nitrospirota bacterium genomic stretch:
- a CDS encoding response regulator, giving the protein MEDSTNKQYKVLVVDDEDTIRKSLSGLLEDQGYDVITAGNGSECLQIMSVQHFDLVILDIVMPERNGIDILQEIRKKYKDTEIIVITGYADKTKAITTFRMGVHDFIEKPFESKLILNTIANCLNQLSLRKEIASKTQELGESEKRYRLLAENVADVIWTMNINSLRLTYVSPSVTRLRGYSVEEVMTQTLEEILTPASLAVALKTLEEEMAIEKIEHKDMFRTRTLEIECKCKDGSTVWTEDKMIFLRGDDCWPVEILGVSRDITKRKQVEQLLRRLSTRERKILQLVIEGMTSAEIAEILSLSSKTVETYRSRLMVKLGVRNLQGLIKFAIQHSLTPLE; this is encoded by the coding sequence ATGGAAGACAGTACCAATAAACAATATAAGGTGTTGGTGGTTGATGATGAAGATACAATAAGGAAAAGTCTTAGCGGTTTACTTGAGGATCAAGGCTATGATGTGATAACTGCCGGGAACGGCTCGGAATGCCTGCAAATCATGTCTGTGCAACATTTTGACCTTGTTATTCTTGATATCGTTATGCCGGAGAGGAACGGGATAGACATCCTGCAGGAAATCAGGAAGAAATACAAGGATACCGAAATAATCGTAATTACCGGATATGCAGACAAAACGAAGGCTATAACCACCTTCCGAATGGGTGTACATGACTTTATTGAGAAGCCTTTTGAGTCAAAATTAATACTGAATACCATTGCCAACTGTTTGAATCAACTCTCCTTACGAAAAGAGATTGCAAGTAAAACACAGGAACTTGGGGAATCCGAGAAACGCTATCGTCTCCTTGCCGAAAACGTAGCAGATGTCATATGGACTATGAATATCAATAGTCTGCGACTTACTTACGTAAGCCCCTCTGTAACGCGTCTTCGCGGTTATAGCGTTGAGGAAGTAATGACCCAGACGTTGGAAGAAATTTTGACTCCTGCCTCTTTAGCTGTTGCCCTGAAAACCCTTGAGGAAGAGATGGCTATCGAAAAAATAGAACATAAGGATATGTTCCGAACGCGGACACTGGAAATCGAGTGTAAATGCAAAGATGGCTCCACAGTCTGGACCGAGGATAAAATGATATTCCTGCGCGGAGATGATTGCTGGCCTGTTGAGATTCTTGGAGTCTCGCGTGATATCACAAAACGCAAACAGGTGGAACAGCTACTTCGCAGACTCAGCACACGCGAAAGGAAAATTCTGCAACTCGTTATTGAGGGGATGACGAGTGCAGAAATTGCAGAAATTCTTTCCCTCTCATCCAAAACAGTCGAAACGTACCGCAGCCGTCTGATGGTGAAATTGGGTGTCAGAAATCTTCAGGGTCTTATCAAATTTGCCATCCAGCACAGTTTGACTCCTCTCGAATAA
- a CDS encoding heme NO-binding domain-containing protein, whose product MKGVIVKCLGDLVREKFGRDKWEDALERSGIEKNTIFLATEDIEDVQILKIVDSVCKVLNISLVQAADAFGDYWVNAFAPRIYAPYYRGVNSAKEFLLNMDKVHIITTKTINNARPPRFDYEWKDDKTLIIKYISKRRLIDFMVGLVKGVGKYYREDLIVTKLGLDKVKVVFPE is encoded by the coding sequence ATGAAAGGTGTAATTGTTAAATGTTTAGGAGATTTGGTAAGAGAAAAGTTCGGAAGAGATAAATGGGAAGATGCCCTTGAAAGATCTGGGATTGAAAAAAACACTATTTTCTTGGCAACGGAAGATATTGAAGACGTTCAAATACTGAAGATCGTTGATTCCGTGTGCAAAGTTCTGAACATTTCGCTTGTTCAGGCTGCTGATGCTTTTGGAGATTACTGGGTCAATGCTTTTGCGCCAAGGATTTATGCACCGTATTACAGAGGGGTAAATTCAGCAAAGGAGTTTCTTTTAAATATGGATAAAGTTCATATAATTACAACAAAAACCATTAACAATGCCCGCCCGCCAAGATTTGACTATGAGTGGAAAGACGACAAAACCCTCATTATCAAATATATATCCAAGAGGAGATTAATTGATTTCATGGTTGGTTTGGTAAAAGGGGTTGGAAAATATTATAGGGAGGATTTAATAGTAACAAAGCTGGGGCTGGACAAGGTAAAGGTTGTTTTCCCTGAGTAA
- a CDS encoding AAA family ATPase: protein MRTIIPGYDIVEQLGESPHSIVYKAFHAKNPNRPLVLTVIKTASLSELQRSYFRQKIEHLKVLNDPLLITPLSFEVKGGISFITQDYIEGTTLDKWARTQDKISINDFFVIACKLSQALDKVHEAGIIHGGVKTSNIIVSPDMLDIRLINFIAPIDVRDVSHFIYERSFVEETLAYTSPEQTGRISNRIDFSSDLYSLGIVFYEMLTGRLPFFSPDPLELIHSHLAEEALPVHELNSEIPPALSKIVTRLTRKQPEKRYQSGSGLFADLKRCQDAYLTEGIIREFPLGSYDRNHRVIFASKMVGRDNEAEIILKEYNEAARGPFRCLLISGSPGIGKTRVIQELQRPIVEHRGYFTSGKFDVYQKNIPYSSIIQALRNLIRTFLTESNERVSLWRKKIIKAVGENGRVITDVIPELTILIGHHPEVKSLPPVESRNRFNDVFSRFLTCLASDEHPLTLFIDDLQWCDFASFDFLANIFANYKEHPYLFLLGAYRHAEVDLSHPLTKLIQSIIEKRQPIKEIRLSPLQPEHCHEMVSYILDSPLSQTEALANFITGLTEGNPLFVSESLSYLHNEDLLFLDGTRQWRWDLDKIRKSDMPTTVVRLFSSKVQKMPRESRTLLEYCACMGNLFTPNEVALVRGIALLDIFEILKPALGQGLLIEVKDQLQFVHDRVQEAVLSAIESERRRKIHWQVGNHLLSAIPKETDIEKLDNLFTIASHLNLGRGETLDKETAYILSNINSHAGNKAFDSLATEAANEYFRQSLKLLPDDCWEVQYDQTFKIYQKLAKTELMCGRYDQSEKLLNQLLSNAKTDLDKAEALAEQTTSLSSIGNFIKAIETANRGLAFFGKSIPDVPELAEKKREQLMNEIDCKYGSKNWDIILNMPFTTERKSKIELAFYSELIPDLYMSGLVPQLYLSAVQSTQHCLAGGMDESVIYSFSIMGLYLGEQGEFKKAFRYEDLARDLSEKHPNTFGATRGMNGVVWCNAHSRSHPEEIVTYCLKSIQCGKNCGDLYNAGLAYGPLMWNLQVQGANLQTIEEYANECLQFSQRYYLSFSVGLAEAMQAGWIEPMKKNYVPIPMEEKIKKWEQDNHIASAGSYFVHMALTHYYFGEYEKAEQYLQDVNRYLTGLTDNVLKRQWYVFKALNALKLYERGIFYKNKDELLSYIQSIIKKIETWAQLGPLLKPYLAFIYAEMERVAGEFRKARSLYFDAIAIACEQRYTLLEGHLNECLGELLKNAGVGTAGVYFAEAVRLYRKCRAERKEIFLMEKYPEYFEEEFCAHMPVKTEPAALYALPRLDVDYLMKSSLAISAEIEEDVLLRKIMNVVLEASGAQHGYLLIEEDGDLVICAESHIADKDVVRTTALKLEEHKDICSPIIRYVHRTKERFLLEHGCEECKFKGALTDHTIEQKSVLCLPVIKQAKMVGILFLENRLADSVFTSEKTQMTELLTSQAAISLENARLLDEMKKAEESLKRHRDHLEELVEERTRKLTEAQQGLIMAEKHVGLGRLAAGVAHEIKNQLTPVLTEAQRLVVKIENGKDLSPQYVIERARVIEEATRTANRITMALLDYARESKPEFSLHNLRDSVESVVALHESDYKRVNVLISVEEIEVEEIFADKRQIEQVLINMINNGCESILEKKKGGRITISVNKRDPYAVISIRDTGAGIPEEYCDKIFDPFFTTKTPRGAGLGLSVSYGIIEKHGGKIDFESGMDVGTTFRVYLPLKK, encoded by the coding sequence ATGAGAACCATAATCCCCGGGTATGATATTGTTGAACAATTAGGAGAAAGTCCCCATTCAATCGTTTATAAGGCTTTTCACGCCAAAAATCCGAATCGACCATTAGTGCTTACGGTTATCAAGACAGCTTCCCTGTCAGAACTCCAAAGATCCTATTTCAGACAAAAGATCGAACACCTCAAGGTATTAAATGATCCTTTGCTGATTACACCTCTCTCCTTTGAAGTAAAAGGGGGTATTTCATTCATTACGCAGGACTATATCGAAGGAACAACTCTCGACAAGTGGGCCAGAACACAGGATAAGATTTCTATAAATGATTTTTTCGTCATAGCCTGTAAGCTGTCTCAAGCTCTGGATAAAGTTCATGAGGCAGGGATTATTCATGGCGGAGTCAAAACCTCTAACATAATAGTTAGCCCGGATATGCTCGATATAAGATTAATTAATTTTATAGCACCTATTGACGTTAGGGATGTGAGCCATTTTATTTATGAACGATCTTTCGTTGAGGAGACTCTTGCATATACCTCTCCCGAACAGACTGGGCGTATCAGCAATAGGATTGATTTTTCTTCTGACCTATATTCTCTAGGAATTGTCTTCTATGAAATGTTGACCGGGCGTCTTCCTTTCTTTTCTCCCGATCCTCTGGAATTGATTCATTCCCACTTGGCAGAAGAAGCGTTGCCTGTACACGAATTAAATTCTGAGATTCCACCTGCTTTAAGTAAGATCGTTACCAGGTTGACACGTAAGCAGCCGGAAAAACGGTACCAAAGTGGTAGCGGCCTTTTTGCTGATCTGAAGCGGTGCCAGGATGCATATTTAACCGAAGGTATAATCAGAGAATTTCCTTTAGGCAGTTATGATCGTAATCATCGGGTTATATTCGCCTCTAAAATGGTAGGGCGTGATAATGAGGCGGAAATTATCCTTAAGGAATACAATGAAGCGGCGAGAGGTCCTTTCCGTTGTTTATTAATTTCCGGTTCGCCTGGTATTGGAAAAACACGCGTGATTCAGGAGCTGCAGAGACCGATCGTGGAGCACAGAGGCTATTTTACATCCGGGAAATTTGATGTCTATCAAAAAAATATTCCATATAGTTCGATAATACAGGCTCTCAGGAATTTAATCAGAACATTCTTAACGGAAAGCAATGAAAGGGTTTCTCTCTGGAGGAAAAAGATAATCAAAGCAGTGGGTGAAAATGGAAGGGTGATAACAGATGTGATTCCTGAACTTACGATCCTGATCGGCCATCACCCTGAGGTCAAGTCGCTCCCCCCTGTAGAATCGAGAAACCGCTTCAACGATGTTTTTAGTCGTTTCTTAACCTGCCTGGCCAGCGACGAACACCCCCTGACGCTTTTTATCGATGATCTTCAGTGGTGCGATTTTGCCTCCTTTGATTTCCTGGCTAATATATTTGCCAACTACAAGGAGCATCCATATCTGTTTCTTTTAGGAGCGTATCGCCATGCCGAGGTGGATCTTAGCCATCCTCTGACAAAGCTCATACAGAGTATCATAGAAAAACGTCAACCCATAAAAGAAATCAGGTTGAGCCCCCTTCAGCCTGAGCACTGCCATGAAATGGTCTCTTATATCCTCGATTCGCCTCTTTCACAAACAGAGGCCTTAGCCAATTTCATAACAGGACTTACTGAAGGGAATCCTCTCTTTGTAAGCGAGAGCCTTTCTTATCTTCACAATGAAGATTTGCTCTTTTTAGATGGGACCAGGCAGTGGCGCTGGGATCTGGATAAAATAAGAAAATCCGACATGCCAACTACTGTGGTGAGACTTTTCAGCTCAAAGGTACAAAAAATGCCTCGCGAGAGCAGAACCCTGCTCGAATACTGCGCCTGCATGGGAAACCTTTTCACACCGAATGAGGTAGCCTTAGTCAGAGGAATTGCACTGCTTGATATCTTTGAAATATTGAAACCGGCCTTAGGCCAGGGGCTTCTGATAGAGGTGAAAGATCAATTGCAATTTGTGCACGACCGTGTGCAGGAAGCGGTCCTTTCCGCTATAGAATCTGAAAGACGGAGGAAGATACACTGGCAGGTCGGAAACCACCTTCTTTCGGCTATCCCCAAAGAGACAGATATTGAGAAACTTGATAACCTCTTTACCATTGCATCCCATCTCAATCTTGGAAGGGGAGAGACATTAGACAAAGAAACAGCATACATATTATCGAATATCAACTCTCATGCAGGTAACAAGGCATTTGATTCACTGGCGACAGAGGCAGCTAACGAATATTTTCGACAGAGCCTTAAGCTTCTGCCGGATGATTGTTGGGAAGTACAATATGATCAGACGTTCAAGATATACCAGAAATTGGCTAAGACCGAATTAATGTGCGGAAGATATGACCAATCGGAAAAACTGCTCAATCAATTGCTCAGCAATGCCAAAACCGATCTGGACAAGGCAGAGGCTTTAGCGGAACAGACCACCTCGCTCTCATCCATCGGCAATTTCATTAAGGCCATTGAAACTGCCAATCGTGGTTTGGCTTTTTTCGGAAAATCCATCCCTGATGTTCCTGAGCTTGCAGAGAAAAAACGGGAGCAGTTGATGAATGAGATCGACTGTAAATATGGCTCCAAAAATTGGGATATTATCCTGAATATGCCATTTACTACAGAAAGGAAGAGCAAGATTGAACTGGCCTTCTACAGTGAACTTATTCCTGACCTGTATATGTCCGGTCTGGTACCTCAATTATACCTCTCAGCCGTACAGTCAACACAACACTGCCTTGCAGGCGGAATGGATGAATCAGTAATCTATTCTTTTTCTATCATGGGTCTCTATCTTGGGGAACAGGGAGAATTTAAGAAGGCCTTTCGCTACGAAGACTTAGCACGTGATCTGTCCGAAAAGCACCCTAACACCTTTGGAGCCACAAGGGGGATGAACGGGGTTGTATGGTGTAACGCGCATTCGAGGAGTCACCCTGAAGAAATAGTTACATACTGTCTGAAATCAATCCAGTGTGGCAAAAACTGCGGAGATCTTTATAATGCGGGGCTAGCTTACGGCCCTTTGATGTGGAACCTTCAGGTGCAGGGAGCTAACCTGCAAACTATTGAGGAATATGCTAATGAGTGTCTTCAGTTTTCACAGAGATATTATCTATCATTTTCCGTTGGTCTGGCCGAGGCGATGCAGGCAGGTTGGATCGAGCCGATGAAGAAAAACTATGTACCCATACCCATGGAGGAGAAGATTAAGAAATGGGAACAGGATAATCATATTGCATCAGCAGGAAGCTACTTTGTCCACATGGCCTTGACCCATTATTATTTCGGTGAGTACGAAAAGGCAGAACAGTATTTGCAGGATGTTAATCGCTATCTGACCGGGCTTACCGATAATGTACTGAAGCGGCAGTGGTATGTCTTTAAGGCGCTGAATGCCCTTAAATTATATGAAAGAGGGATCTTTTACAAGAACAAAGATGAATTGTTATCTTACATTCAATCGATCATTAAGAAGATTGAAACTTGGGCTCAATTAGGGCCTTTGCTAAAACCATATTTGGCCTTTATTTATGCTGAAATGGAAAGGGTTGCCGGAGAGTTCAGAAAAGCCAGAAGCCTCTACTTCGATGCGATAGCCATTGCCTGTGAACAGCGATACACCTTATTGGAAGGTCATCTTAATGAATGCCTGGGTGAACTTCTCAAGAATGCAGGTGTGGGTACAGCCGGCGTGTATTTTGCAGAGGCTGTCCGTTTATACAGAAAATGTCGGGCGGAACGAAAAGAAATTTTTCTTATGGAAAAATACCCTGAGTATTTCGAGGAAGAATTCTGTGCCCATATGCCAGTTAAGACAGAACCTGCAGCATTATATGCCCTTCCCAGACTGGATGTCGATTACCTGATGAAATCCTCACTTGCCATTTCAGCAGAGATTGAAGAGGATGTCTTGTTGAGAAAGATCATGAATGTAGTTCTGGAGGCATCAGGGGCACAGCACGGGTATCTTTTGATTGAAGAAGATGGGGATTTGGTTATCTGCGCTGAAAGCCATATTGCCGATAAAGATGTTGTTCGGACTACAGCGCTAAAACTTGAGGAACACAAAGATATCTGTTCACCAATTATTCGTTATGTCCACCGCACTAAAGAGAGATTTCTCCTTGAACATGGCTGTGAAGAGTGCAAATTTAAGGGCGCTCTTACAGATCATACTATTGAACAAAAATCCGTCTTGTGCCTCCCCGTGATTAAACAAGCCAAAATGGTCGGGATTTTGTTTCTCGAGAATAGACTGGCTGATTCGGTTTTTACATCCGAAAAGACACAAATGACAGAATTGCTAACCTCACAGGCAGCAATCTCTCTGGAGAATGCCCGATTGTTAGATGAGATGAAAAAGGCGGAGGAATCTTTAAAGAGGCACCGTGACCATCTGGAAGAGTTAGTTGAGGAACGCACACGCAAACTGACTGAAGCTCAGCAGGGATTGATCATGGCTGAAAAACATGTTGGCCTCGGCCGCCTTGCCGCAGGCGTAGCACATGAAATTAAGAACCAGTTAACGCCTGTGCTTACCGAGGCACAGAGACTAGTAGTAAAAATAGAAAATGGGAAAGATCTTTCTCCACAATATGTAATAGAACGTGCCCGGGTTATTGAGGAAGCTACTCGGACTGCAAATAGAATTACCATGGCCCTTCTCGACTACGCCAGAGAAAGTAAGCCGGAATTTAGCCTGCACAATCTTAGAGACTCTGTAGAAAGTGTTGTAGCTCTTCATGAGTCTGACTACAAACGTGTCAATGTCCTGATCTCTGTTGAAGAGATAGAAGTTGAGGAAATTTTTGCTGATAAAAGGCAGATTGAGCAGGTTTTAATAAATATGATCAACAACGGCTGTGAGTCTATTCTCGAGAAGAAGAAAGGAGGAAGAATAACCATTTCCGTAAATAAGAGGGATCCATATGCAGTTATAAGTATTCGGGATACAGGTGCCGGTATTCCAGAAGAGTATTGCGATAAGATATTTGATCCCTTCTTTACTACAAAGACGCCGCGGGGTGCGGGTCTTGGATTAAGTGTTAGTTATGGAATTATTGAAAAACACGGCGGCAAGATAGATTTTGAAAGCGGAATGGATGTGGGTACAACCTTCAGGGTATACCTGCCTCTGAAGAAATAA
- a CDS encoding PAS domain S-box protein, with the protein MDGLLKNRVGKMHRILVVDDEERIRQSLGGLLREYYYEVVTASNGLECLQIMSSQPFDLVILDIVMPGMDGIEVLQRIKEEYKDTEVIIITGYADKEKSVATFRLGVYDFIEKPFESREILNTIANCLNQLKLRKEVERKTADLIMAEEKYRDLYDHAPDMYHSIDKDGYIVEVNQTEADILGYFKEELIGRHLTDIFTEDSKKEFEKDFPALLKKGSLSGLERQVVCKDGRVISVSINVSVVYDEKGEPVKTRSIMRDITVKKKMQKELAAEKERLHVTLCSIGDGVIATDREGKILLLNQVAEELTGWTQEEAVGKPYSEVFHIIDEKTRKAAECPIAGVIMTGLIVKISGHKILVARDGTERIISDSNAPIKDKEGNIIGVVLVFRDITEHRRAEEVMLESKEKFHTITNTAVDAILLMDNEGKISYWNRSAERMFGYTSEEALGKELHTLLAPASYYDLYKKGFHTFKETGQGPAVGTTSEFLALRKDGTEFPIEVSTSAIQIKEQWNAVGVIRDLTERKKNEDFIKNILESVDEGFIVIDREYRIISANRAFCAQVKMPVSDIIGKHCYEISHRKDIPCYELGEECSVRYTFETGEPCSSVHTHYDKDNTPLYISMKSFPMKNASGKIDSVIEIVHDITEKKKLEAQLLHAQKMEAIGQFAGGIAHDFNNILTAIIGYGNLLQIGLTQDETMSGYVDSIVDSGEKAASLTQALLAFSRKQLINTKPVNINEIIIAIEKLLPRLIGEDIEVSVHLSSEDLIVIADAPQIEQVLMNLATNARDAMSDGGSLIIRTDVLILDDDFINAHGFGSRGHYALISVMDTGHGMDNITKEKIFEPFFTTKEVGKGTGLGLSMAYGIVEQHGGYIDVYSELGKGTVFKIYLPLIKSNVEEVKPAAISMPKTGTEVILLAEDDKEVRNLTRNVLDSFGYQVIEAVNGEDAIDKFIKDKDKIQFLIFDLIMPKKNGKEAFEAIKKIRPDMKVLFMSGYADDIIQKKGALEEGITLMQKPNSPYELLRKLRELMDN; encoded by the coding sequence TTGGATGGATTGCTGAAGAACCGAGTTGGAAAAATGCATAGGATTTTAGTAGTTGATGACGAAGAAAGAATCAGGCAAAGTCTGGGCGGTTTATTGCGAGAATACTACTATGAGGTAGTAACTGCTTCGAACGGGTTGGAATGCCTTCAGATCATGTCTTCTCAACCTTTTGACCTTGTTATTCTCGATATCGTCATGCCCGGAATGGATGGGATCGAGGTATTGCAAAGAATTAAAGAAGAATATAAAGATACGGAAGTAATCATAATTACGGGCTATGCTGATAAAGAGAAATCTGTTGCTACATTTCGTCTTGGTGTCTATGACTTTATTGAAAAGCCTTTTGAATCAAGAGAGATATTGAACACTATTGCCAACTGTTTGAACCAACTGAAGCTGAGGAAAGAAGTTGAAAGAAAGACTGCTGATCTGATCATGGCTGAAGAGAAATATCGTGATCTCTATGACCATGCACCTGATATGTACCACTCAATCGATAAAGATGGCTATATTGTTGAAGTTAACCAGACCGAGGCGGATATCCTTGGCTACTTTAAGGAAGAATTGATCGGGAGGCATCTTACCGATATCTTTACCGAGGATTCAAAAAAGGAGTTTGAAAAGGATTTCCCTGCCTTACTTAAGAAAGGCAGCCTTTCCGGATTAGAGAGACAGGTCGTCTGTAAGGACGGGCGTGTGATTAGTGTAAGTATTAATGTCAGCGTAGTCTATGATGAAAAAGGAGAGCCTGTTAAGACCAGGAGTATAATGCGGGATATTACCGTGAAAAAGAAGATGCAAAAAGAGCTTGCTGCGGAAAAAGAACGTCTTCACGTAACACTTTGCTCTATAGGAGATGGTGTTATCGCTACTGATAGAGAAGGCAAGATACTCCTACTTAATCAAGTAGCAGAGGAACTTACAGGCTGGACACAAGAAGAGGCTGTAGGCAAACCTTATTCCGAGGTCTTCCATATTATCGATGAAAAGACCCGTAAGGCTGCTGAATGCCCTATTGCGGGAGTTATCATGACCGGGTTGATTGTCAAGATCTCCGGACATAAGATACTTGTTGCCAGAGATGGGACGGAAAGAATCATCTCAGACAGCAATGCACCTATCAAGGATAAAGAAGGCAATATCATCGGTGTAGTTTTAGTCTTTCGTGACATCACCGAGCACAGGCGTGCTGAAGAGGTAATGCTTGAAAGCAAGGAAAAATTCCATACAATCACTAATACGGCAGTTGACGCAATTCTTCTAATGGATAACGAGGGCAAGATATCGTACTGGAATCGTTCTGCTGAACGAATGTTTGGGTACACGAGTGAGGAAGCGCTCGGCAAGGAATTGCATACGCTGTTAGCTCCCGCAAGCTATTATGATTTATACAAGAAAGGGTTTCATACATTCAAGGAAACAGGGCAGGGGCCTGCTGTAGGAACTACGTCCGAGTTTTTGGCTCTAAGGAAGGATGGGACTGAATTCCCGATAGAAGTTTCCACTTCAGCCATACAAATTAAAGAACAATGGAATGCGGTAGGGGTTATTCGAGACTTAACTGAACGCAAAAAAAATGAAGATTTTATAAAAAATATTCTTGAAAGTGTTGACGAAGGGTTTATTGTTATAGACCGTGAATATAGGATTATCTCTGCAAACCGAGCCTTTTGTGCTCAGGTTAAGATGCCGGTCAGTGATATTATAGGCAAACACTGCTATGAAATATCTCATAGGAAAGATATTCCCTGTTATGAGCTGGGGGAGGAATGTTCGGTGAGATATACTTTTGAAACAGGGGAACCTTGCTCATCTGTCCACACACATTATGATAAGGACAACACTCCTTTGTACATATCCATGAAATCATTTCCCATGAAGAACGCATCGGGGAAAATAGATTCAGTTATTGAGATTGTTCATGATATAACCGAAAAGAAGAAACTTGAAGCACAGCTTCTCCATGCACAGAAGATGGAAGCGATAGGACAGTTTGCAGGAGGCATTGCTCATGATTTTAACAATATCCTCACTGCGATAATCGGATATGGCAACCTTTTACAGATTGGGCTAACCCAAGATGAAACGATGAGTGGTTATGTGGACAGTATCGTGGATTCAGGAGAAAAAGCTGCGAGCCTGACCCAAGCGCTGCTTGCCTTCAGCAGGAAGCAGCTTATCAACACAAAGCCTGTTAATATAAATGAAATTATTATTGCCATTGAAAAGCTGCTGCCCAGACTCATCGGTGAAGACATAGAGGTTTCAGTGCATCTTTCCAGTGAAGATTTGATTGTGATTGCAGATGCGCCCCAAATAGAACAAGTGCTGATGAATCTTGCAACAAATGCACGGGATGCAATGTCTGACGGTGGGAGTCTTATTATCAGAACAGACGTATTGATACTCGACGATGATTTTATCAATGCCCATGGCTTTGGCAGTCGTGGGCATTATGCCTTAATATCGGTCATGGACACAGGTCATGGTATGGATAATATTACAAAGGAGAAGATATTTGAGCCTTTTTTTACTACGAAGGAGGTGGGCAAAGGAACCGGGCTCGGCCTCTCAATGGCATACGGTATAGTTGAGCAGCATGGCGGATATATAGATGTTTATAGTGAATTGGGAAAGGGCACAGTATTTAAGATATATTTGCCGTTGATTAAATCAAATGTTGAAGAAGTAAAACCCGCGGCTATTTCCATGCCCAAAACCGGTACAGAGGTAATACTCTTAGCAGAAGATGATAAAGAAGTCAGGAATCTGACGAGAAATGTGCTTGATAGTTTTGGCTATCAGGTTATCGAGGCTGTAAATGGAGAGGATGCGATAGATAAATTTATAAAAGATAAAGACAAAATCCAATTTCTCATATTTGATCTGATAATGCCCAAAAAGAACGGCAAAGAAGCTTTTGAAGCGATAAAGAAAATAAGGCCTGATATGAAAGTCCTTTTCATGAGCGGGTATGCTGATGATATTATTCAGAAAAAAGGAGCTCTTGAAGAGGGGATTACTTTAATGCAAAAACCTAATTCACCTTATGAGCTCTTAAGAAAACTGAGAGAGTTAATGGATAATTGA
- a CDS encoding zinc ribbon domain-containing protein produces MPIYEYECKTCRENFALLQWKSEEEAETACPKCGARDVRKIVSPFSCSSTDPGSSSGGSYSGFSGGG; encoded by the coding sequence ATGCCGATATACGAATACGAATGCAAGACATGCCGCGAAAATTTTGCGCTTCTCCAGTGGAAAAGCGAAGAGGAAGCCGAAACTGCTTGTCCCAAGTGTGGTGCAAGAGACGTCAGAAAAATAGTCTCTCCCTTCAGTTGTTCATCAACTGATCCGGGATCGTCGTCCGGCGGTTCCTATTCAGGATTCAGCGGTGGTGGCTGA
- a CDS encoding Mut7-C RNAse domain-containing protein — MVRRNEVSISLAPDRNPPEIRFIADAMLGRLARWLRFLGYDTCYQAGISDSQLLRIAREENRCILTRDTRLVKRKAVGRHLLISENDSYSQLLEVIHGLKLATCCLFSRCIKCNGCLTGITDKSEIKDSVPEFVYLNTDAFLRCHDCGRVYWEGSHPKHFQVQMRNIIRPTS; from the coding sequence ATGGTCAGGCGTAATGAGGTCAGCATATCTCTTGCGCCTGACAGAAATCCTCCGGAAATACGATTCATAGCCGACGCAATGCTCGGCAGACTTGCGCGATGGTTGAGGTTCCTCGGCTATGACACGTGTTACCAAGCAGGAATCAGCGACAGCCAACTCTTAAGAATCGCCAGGGAAGAGAATAGGTGCATCCTCACACGAGATACACGACTGGTTAAAAGGAAAGCGGTTGGCAGACATCTGCTGATCTCGGAAAATGACTCTTATTCGCAGCTTCTTGAAGTAATACACGGTCTCAAACTTGCCACGTGCTGCCTGTTCAGCAGGTGTATAAAGTGCAATGGATGTCTGACAGGAATCACAGACAAGTCGGAGATAAAAGATTCTGTGCCGGAATTTGTGTATCTGAATACCGATGCCTTTCTCAGGTGTCACGATTGTGGGAGGGTTTACTGGGAAGGTTCGCATCCGAAACATTTTCAGGTACAAATGAGGAACATTATCCGGCCGACCTCTTGA